A region from the Rosa rugosa chromosome 6, drRosRugo1.1, whole genome shotgun sequence genome encodes:
- the LOC133718331 gene encoding pentatricopeptide repeat-containing protein At2g39620 has product MKQFHAATKNYQHYLGLFSSCKDLKSLLQIHAQLIVSGLQQHSSTLTHLINFYSSFQRCNFARSVFNSARNPSVRLWNYMIRAHTRAKEFKQAQEMYHSLLRQGLEPDKYTFNFALKACTAALDFEEGVLVHREVERKGLEYDVFIGTSLIDMYCKMGEVKCAGEVFDRMPEKDVVACNALIAGLAKSEDPNEAVELFRRMQCWGMGVNLVSLFNLVPAVSRLGDIDSCRCIHGYVVRRELGLEVSNGLVDMYCKCGDVDVARRVFEMVQGGDDDGGVLWGTMMAGYASNGCFVEVLELFDCLKGEGSRMNKVCIMSALLAATEMRDLEKGREIHLCALEVEVDSDVSVATSIMTMYAKCGEIEKAMQLFERLGERDLVAWSALISACVQSGYPEVALSLFRDRQNENLKPCGITWVSVLAACGELSYLKFGKSIHCYAVKADIDSDISTGTALVSMYAKCGFFTPALIIFNRMPSKDVVTWNALINAYTQIGDVYHAIDMLDELWLSGIKPDAGTMVGMVSACSLLNDLNHGTCIHGRIIKNGFEHDAPLKNALIGMYCKCGDISSAEFLFNRTKLMKDVVSWNVMIAGYMQGGYAREAISVFHQMKLENCQPNLVTFVSILPAVAYLAALREGMAFHACIIQNGFLSNTLVENSLIDMYAKCGQLDHSEKCFEEMELKDKVSWNAMLAAYAMHGQGDHAIALLSLMQKSCIQLDSVSFISLLSACRHAGLIKEGKEVFQVMCEKYHLEPELEHYACMVDLLGRAGFFDEALDLINTMPMEPDAGVWGAFLGACRMHSNAKLGEVALSHLVNLEPTNATNYIALSDIHAHSARWGDACKTRSKMKSSGSKKMPGCSWVEVQNRVHTLQAGDYNYPQLGKES; this is encoded by the coding sequence ATGAAACAATTCCATGCAGCTACCAAGAATTATCAACACTATCTTGGCCTATTCTCTTCCTGCAAAGATTTGAAGTCCCTGCTTCAAATCCATGCCCAATTAATAGTCTCAGGTCTCCAACAACACTCTTCCACACTGACCCATCTCATAAATTTCTACTCTTCTTTCCAAAGATGTAATTTTGCGCGCTCAGTTTTCAATTCTGCGAGAAACCCAAGTGTTAGATTATGGAACTACATGATCAGAGCTCATACCAGAGCAAAAGAATTCAAACAAGCTCAAGAAATGTACCATTCTTTGTTAAGGCAAGGTCTAGAGCCAGACAAGTATACCTTTAACTTTGCCCTGAAGGCTTGCACTGCTGCATTGGATTTTGAAGAGGGTGTATTGGTGCACCGTGAAGTAGAGCGTAAGGGGTTAGAGTATGATGTGTTTATTGGGACCAGTCTGATTGATATGTATTGTAAAATGGGGGAGGTGAAATGTGCAGGAGAGGTGTTTGATAGAATGCCTGAGAAAGATGTTGTGGCATGTAATGCTTTGATTGCCGGGTTAGCGAAAAGCGAGGATCCTAATGAAGCAGTGGAGTTATTTAGGAGGATGCAATGTTGGGGGATGGGGGTGAATTTAGTGAGCTTGTTTAACTTGGTTCCAGCAGTGTCTAGATTGGGAGATATTGATTCTTGTAGGTGTATTCATGGGTATGTGGTTAGGAGGGAGTTGGGTTTAGAGGTTTCAAATGGGTTGGTTGATATGTATTGCAAGTGTGGAGATGTGGATGTTGCTCGCAGGGTTTTCGAGATGGTGCAgggtggtgatgatgatggtggtgtTTTGTGGGGGACAATGATGGCGGGGTACGCGAGTAATGGATGTTTTGTTGAGGTTTTGGAGTTGTTTGATTGCTTGAAAGGGGAGGGGAGTAGAATGAATAAGGTTTGTATCATGAGTGCACTTTTGGCTGCTACTGAGATGAGAGATTTGGAGAAAGGGAGGGAGATCCATCTTTGTGCTTTAGAAGTAGAAGTCGATTCTGATGTTTCGGTTGCTACTTCTATAATGACCATGTATGCAAAATGTGGAGAAATAGAGAAGGCAATGCAATTGTTTGAGAGACTTGGGGAAAGAGATTTAGTTGCTTGGTCTGCACTTATATCTGCTTGCGTCCAGTCTGGTTATCCTGAAGTGGCATTGTCTCTCTTTCGAGATAGGCAGAATGAAAATCTCAAACCATGTGGCATAACATGGGTCAGCGTCCTTGCAGCATGTGGGGAGCTTTCATATCTGAAATTTGGTAAGAGCATACATTGCTATGCTGTTAAGGCCGATATTGATTCTGATATTTCTACTGGGACAGCCCTAGTCTCCATGTATGCTAAATGTGGATTCTTTACTCCTGCCTTGATTATATTCAACAGAATGCCATCTAAGGATGTTGTGACGTGGAATGCACTTATAAATGCATATACCCAAATAGGTGATGTCTACCATGCTATTGATATGTTGGATGAGTTATGGTTGTCTGGAATAAAACCTGATGCAGGAACGATGGTGGGTATGGTCTCGGCTTGTAGCTTATTAAATGATCTAAATCATGGTACTTGTATTCATGGACGAATTATAAAGAATGGGTTTGAACATGATGCACCTTTGAAAAATGCTCTTATTGGCATGTATTGCAAATGTGGTGACATTTCGTCAGCTGAATTTCTATTTAATAGAACAAAATTAATGAAAGATGTGGTATCCTGGAATGTAATGATTGCAGGATACATGCAGGGTGGATATGCCAGGGAAGCTATATCTGTGTTTCACCAGATGAAATTAGAGAACTGTCAGCCTAATTTAGTCACATTTGTTAGCATCCTTCCTGCAGTGGCATATTTAGCAGCATTACGAGAGGGCATGGCTTTTCATGCCTGCATTATCCAGAATGGGTTTCTATCTAATACACTTGTGGAAAATAGTCTTATTGACATGTATGCTAAATGCGGACAGCTCGATCATTCAGAAAAATGCTTTGAAGAGATGGAACTCAAGGACAAAGTTTCATGGAACGCAATGCTTGCAGCGTATGCAATGCACGGACAAGGGGATCATGCTATTGCACTTTTATCGCTGATGCAAAAGAGCTGTATCCAACTTGATTCTGTGTCATTCATCAGTCTCTTGTCTGCCTGCAGACATGCGGGTTTGATAAAAGAAGGAAAGGAAGTTTTTCAGGTCATGTGTGAAAAGTACCATCTTGAACCAGAGTTGGAACATTATGCTTGCATGGTAGATCTTCTAGGCCGTGCTGGTTTCTTTGATGAAGCTTTAGATTTGATTAATACGATGCCCATGGAACCTGATGCCGGAGTCTGGGGAGCATTTTTAGGGGCATGCAGGATGCATTCAAATGCAAAGTTGGGAGAAGTTGCGTTGAGTCATCTTGTTAACCTTGAGCCTACAAATGCAACCAATTACATAGCTTTATCAGATATACATGCACATTCTGCTAGATGGGGGGATGCTTGCAAGACAAGATCAAAGATGAAGAGCTCTGGGTCGAAGAAAATGCCAGGATGTAGTTGGGTAGAGGTCCAAAACAGGGTTCATACGCTACAGGCGGGTGACTACAACTACCCCCAACTTGGAAAAGAGAGCTGA
- the LOC133714518 gene encoding elongator complex protein 1, which produces MNNLKLYSEVSLNLQLQSTQEELILFSAFDIEQSRLFFASSANNIYATHLSSLQHERAWSKTSIPAQVTRIELDEAEDSITSFVYLMEKEALLVGTSKGLLLLHSVDDNASQVVGGVDGGVRCVSASPDGDVLAIITGTGQILVMTLDWDLLYETALEDVADDGSRICDLILSNIESPIAWRGDGKYFVTLSEALDSTSLLKRLKVWERHSGALHAVSESKSFMGSVVDWMPSGAKVAAVYDRKAQNECPSIVFYERNGLERSQFSINEQVNATVEFLKWNCSSDLLAAVVRCDNYDCVKIWYFSNNHWYLKSEIRYPRHDGVRFVWNPTRPLQLTCWTLGGQITSYNFIWNSAVMEDSTALVIDDSKILVTPLSLYLMPPPMYLFSLKFSSVVRDFAFYSKNSKNCLAAFLSDGCLCIVELPATDTWEDLEGKEFLVEASSSDSPFGSVLHLIWLDPHKILAVSHHGFSHSNYLPQTSLGEEDLGFYLQEIELTCSEDHVPGLLTCSGWNAKVSSRNSLEETIIGIAPNPASKGSAFVQFDGGKVYEYVPKLGISRGASKLDWSFSSTCPWMSVVLVGDSVSSKPLLFGLDDSCRLHVSGKIICNNCSSFSFYSNLADQVITHLILATKQDLLFVVEISDVLQKELEIKHENFIHAGKKKREENRNFINIWERGAKVVGVVHGDEAAVLLQPSRGNLECIYPRKLVLASICNALVQRRFRDALLMVRRQRIDFNVLVDYCGWQVFLQSAAEFVKQVNNLNHMTEFVCAIKNEDTTETLYKEFISSPSPKEAKDVQSHDSKGFDSNNKVSSVLLAIRKALEDQLPETPARELCILTTLARSDPPALDEALERIKVIREAELSGSNDQRRMSYPTAEEALKHLLWLSDSESVYEAALGLYDLNLAAMVALNSQQDPKEFLPFLQELESMPDTLMRYNIDLRLQRFEKALKHIVSAGDTCYADSMNLMKKNPQLFPLGLQLIADPNKKRQVLNAWGDHLSSEKCFEDAATTYLCCSSFEKALKSYRSCGNWSKVLTVAGLLKLGEDEIMQLAHELCEELQALGKPKEAAKIALEYCGEINNGMSLLISARDWEEALRVALMHNRQDLISEVKNAALECAVLLIGEYEEGLEKVGKYLARYLALRQRRLLLAAKVQSEERSMNDLDDDTASEASSNFSGMSAYTTGTRNSSATSMRSSAASRARDARRQRKKGKIRAGSPGEEIALVDHLKGMPPTSEALQELKSLLHTLVMLGEVETARKLQKAGENFQLSHMAAVKLAEDTVSTDGIDEHTQTLEHYTQSIRDVVQNSEAFFWRCKVFLSP; this is translated from the exons ATGAATAACCTGAAACTCTACTCGGAGGTCTCTCTGAACCTCCAGTTACAGTCCACACAAGAAGAGCTCATCCTCTTCTCCGCCTTCGACATCGAGCAGAGCCGCCTCTTCTTCGCCTCCTCCGCCAACAACATCTACGCCACCCACCTCTCCTCTCTCCAG CATGAGAGGGCGTGGAGCAAGACCTCGATTCCCGCGCAGGTCACTCGGATCGAGCTGGATGAGGCCGAGGACTCCATCACTTCGTTTGTTTACCTCATGGAGAAAGAGGCACTCTTGGTTGGGACCAGTAAAGGCCTTCTGCTGCTGCATAGTGTGGATGACAATGCCTCGCAAGTCGTCGGCGGCGTCGACGGCGGCGTGAGGTGTGTTTCGGCTAGTCCCGATGGAGATGTTCTGGCTATAATTACCGGGACTGGGCAGATACTGGTGATGACTCTGGATTGGGACTTGCTGTATGAgactgcacttgaggatgttgCTGACGATGGCAGCCGCATAT GTGATCTAATATTGTCGAATATTGAAAGCCCCATTGcttggcgcggtgatgggaaaTACTTTGTCACACTAAGCGAGGCGTTGGATTCTACCTCTTTGCTTAAGAGGCTTAAGGTTTGGGAGCGACATTCAGGGGCGTTACATGCTGTTTCGGAATCAAAGTCGTTCATGGGTTCAGTGGTGGACTGGATGCCAAGTGGGGCGAAAGTTGCAGCTGTTTATGATAGGAAAGCGCAAAATGAGTGTCCTTCAATAGTGTTTTATGAGAGGAATGGGTTAGAAAGAAGCCAGTTTAGCATTAATGAGCAAGTTAATGCAACCGTAGAATTTCTCAAGTGGAATTGCAGTTCAGATCTTCTTGCTGCCGTTGTTAGATGTGATAACTATGACTGTGTCAAGATTTGGTATTTCAGTAACAATCACTGGTACTTAAAATCTGAAATTAGATACCCAAGACACGACGGAGTGAGGTTTGTCTGGAATCCAACAAGGCCACTGCAGTTAACATGTTGGACTCTTGGCGGCCAGATTACATCTTACAACTTCATATGGAATTCAGCCGTGATGGAGGACTCAACTGCATTAGTAATTGATGACTCCAAGATACTTGTGACCCCCCTTTCTTTATACTTAATGCCACCTCCTATGTATTTATTCAGCCTTAAATTCTCGAGTGTTGTCCGGGACTTTGCCTTCTACTCCAAGAATTCTAAGAACTGCTTGGCTGCTTTTCTATCAGATGGCTGTTTATGTATTGTAGAGCTTCCCGCAACTGATACATGGGAAGATCTAGAAGGCAAAGAGTTCCTTGTTGAAGCGTCCAGTTCTGATTCACCATTTGGTTCAGTTTTGCATCTAATATGGTTGGACCCCCATAAGATTCTTGCTGTTTCTCACCATGGGTTCAGTCATAGTAATTACTTGCCTCAGACTTCACTTGGTGAGGAAGACCTTGGTTTTTATTTGCAGGAAATTGAGCTTACATGCTCTGAGGATCATGTCCCAGGTTTATTGACATGCTCAGGATGGAATGCTAAAGTCTCCAGTCGAAACTCTCTAGAAGAGACCATTATTGGAATTGCTCCTAATCCTGCTTCAAAAGGTTCAGCATTTGTTCAATTTGATGGTGGAAAGGTTTATGAGTATGTTCCAAAGTTAGGCATCTCCCGAGGGGCTTCAAAACTTGATTGGAGCTTCTCATCAACTTGCCCTTGGATGAGTGTGGTTCTAGTTGGAGACAGTGTGTCATCGAAACCTCTGCTTTTCGGACTTGATGACAGTTGTAGGCTGCACGTCAGTGGAAAGATAATATGCAACAACTGCAGTAGTTTTTCATTCTACTCAAATTTGGCTGATCAGGTGATCACACATTTAATTTTGGCAACTAAGCAGGATTTGCTTTTTGTTGTTGAAATATCAGATGTATTGCAAAAAGAACTTGAGATAAAACATGAGAACTTCATCCATGCTGgtaagaagaaaagagaagaaaatagaaactttataaACATATGGGAAAGAGGTGCCAAAGTTGTTGGTGTCGTTCATGGAGATGAAGCCGCTGTCCTGTTGCAACCGTCTCGTGGCAATCTAGAATGCATTTACCCAAGAAAGTTGGTCCTGGCCTCTATTTGCAATGCATTGGTCCAAAGGCGTTTTAGAGATGCACTTCTCATGGTGAGGCGTCAGAGGATAGATTTCAATGTCCTTGTTGACTATTGTGGTTGGCAGGTGTTTCTTCAATCAGCTGCAGAATTTGTCAAGCAGGTCAATAATTTGAACCACATGACTGAGTTTGTTTGTGCCATAAAGAATGAAGATACTACAGAGACGCTATATAAGGAATTTATTTCTTCACCCTCTCCTAAAGAAGCTAAAGATGTGCAATCGCACGACTCCAAGGGTTTTGATTCCAATAACAAGGTATCTTCTGTGCTGCTGGCCATTAGGAAGGCTCTTGAGGATCAATTACCGGAAACTCCTGCAAGGGAGCTTTGCATTCTGACCACTCTTGCTCGTAGTGACCCCCCTGCACTTGATGAGGCTTTAGAGAGAATAAAAGTTATCCGTGAGGCAGAATTGTCAGGTTCCAATGACCAAAGGAGAATGTCTTACCCCACTGCTGAAGAGGCTTTGAAGCATCTCCTATGGTTATCTGATTCGGAATCTGTTTATGAGGCAGCTTTGGGCCTTTATGATTTGAACCTTGCAGCTATGGTGGCATTGAATTCTCAGCAGGACCCTAAAGAATTCCTTCCTTTTCTTCAAGAATTGGAAAGTATGCCTGATACTTTAATGCGCTATAACATTGACCTTCGGCTGCAGAGGTTTGAGAAGGCCCTCAAGCACATTGTTTCTGCAGGAGACACTTGCTATGCAGATTCTATGAACCTGATGAAGAAAAATCCTCAACTCTTTCCACTGGGACTTCAGCTGATTGCTGATCCTAACAAGAAGAGGCAAGTTCTCAACGCTTGGGGAGATCATCTTAGCAGTGAAAAATGCTTTGAGGATGCTGCTACCACTTATTTGTGCTGCTCCAGTTTTGAGAAGGCTTTGAAGTCGTACCGTTCTTGTGGTAATTGGAGTAAGGTGCTTACAGTTGCCGGGCTTCTAAAACTGGGTGAAGATGAGATAATGCAACTGGCTCATGAGCTATGTGAAGAATTGCAAGCTCTTGGTAAACCAAAGGAAGCTGCCAAAATTGCGCTGGAGTATTGTGGTGAAATTAACAATGGGATGAGTTTGTTGATTAGCGCAAGGGACTGGGAGGAAGCTTTAAGAGTTGCTTTAATGCACAATAGACAGGATTTGATCTCTGAGGTGAAGAATGCAGCTTTGGAATGTGCAGTCTTGCTGATTGGTGAATATGAGGAAGGTTTGGAGAAAGTAGGGAAGTACTTGGCTCGCTACTTAGCTTTAAGACAAAGAAGGTTACTCCTTGCTGCAAAAGTCCAGTCAGAGGAACGGTCAATGAACGATCTTGATGATGATACTGCATCAGAAGCTAGCAGTAATTTCAGTGGAATGAGTGCTTACACCACTGG GACTAGGAACAGCTCTGCCACTTCCATGAGATCAAGTGCAGCTAGCAGGGCAAGAGATGCCAGGCGTcagagaaagaaaggaaaaatccGTGCTGGCAG TCCTGGTGAGGAGATCGCTCTTGTAGATCACTTGAAGGGGATGCCTCCAACAAGTGAAGCACTCCAGGAGCTAAAATCTTTGTTGCATACGCTTGTGATGCTTGGCGAGGTTGAAACTGCAAGAAAGCTGCAGAAGGCTGGAGAGAACTTTCAACTGTCGCATATGGCAGCAGTCAAACTAGCCGAAGATACAGTATCCACTGATGGCATAGATGAGCACACACAGACTTTGGAGCATTATACACAAAGTATTAGAGATGTAGTGCAAAACTCCGAGGCTTTCTTTTGGCGTTGTAAAGTATTTCTTTCTCCTTGA
- the LOC133718332 gene encoding uncharacterized protein LOC133718332 yields MEARKLLKDKKFWIASFLIGWAAALQGHMMWLQRQDSFKEKFGDLSEANTNDADN; encoded by the exons ATGGAGGCCAGGAAGCTTTTGAAAGACAAGAAATTCTGGATTGCATCATTCCTGATTGGATGGGCTGCTGCTCTTCAG GGGCACATGATGTGGCTGCAGAGACAAGACTCCTTCAAGGAGAAGTTTGGGGATCTCAGTGAAGCCAATACCAATGATGCTGATAATTAG
- the LOC133715906 gene encoding zinc finger protein ZAT12-like — MKRSITELDHSVTMANCLMLLSRGNDYDSLISTSSSSSPSRVFECKTCNRQFPSFQALGGHRASHKKPRLAGGDGSSSDSQSSSPSKPKTHECNICGLEFAIGQALGGHMRRHRAAVTDNNNHHQNNNGVQSNSMMGLNSNLGQVVVPVLKKTNSSRRVLCLDLNLTPFENDMEILGIGKTTPPLVEFIF, encoded by the coding sequence ATGAAGAGAAGCATCACAGAGCTCGATCACAGCGTAACCATGGCGAATTGCTTGATGCTGCTCTCTCGAGGCAACGACTACGACTCGTTGATCTCCACCTCATCATCTTCCTCCCCTAGCCGCGTCTTCGAGTGCAAGACTTGTAATCGTCAGTTCCCTTCGTTCCAGGCGCTTGGAGGACACAGAGCGAGTCACAAGAAGCCGAGGCTAGCCGGAGGAGACGGGTCGAGTTCCGACAGCCAGTCGTCTTCGCCGAGCAAACCCAAGACTCACGAGTGCAACATATGCGGGTTGGAGTTTGCTATAGGTCAGGCCTTGGGGGGTCACATGAGGAGGCACAGAGCAGCCGTGACTGATAATAACAATCATCACCAGAATAATAACGGAGTACAATCGAATTCTATGATGGGTTTGAATTCTAATCTGGGCCAAGTAGTTGTCCCGGTTTTGAAGAAGACGAATAGCAGCAGGAGAGTTTTGTGTTTGGATCTCAACTTGACGCCCTTTGAGAATGACATGGAGATTCTTGGAATAGGGAAAACAACTCCTCCTCTTGTTGAGTTTATTTTCTAG